A region from the Xenopus laevis strain J_2021 chromosome 4S, Xenopus_laevis_v10.1, whole genome shotgun sequence genome encodes:
- the rpl29.S gene encoding ribosomal protein L29 S homeolog isoform X1, translating into MAKSKNHTTHNQSRKWHRNGIKKPKSQRYESLKGVDPKFMRNMRFAKKHNKKGFKKMLANNAKNAASAPAPAPAK; encoded by the exons ATGGCAAAGTCCAAGAATCACACAACTCACAACCAAT ctCGCAAATGGCACAGAAATGGCATCAAGAAACCCAAATCTCAAAGATATGAATCTCTAAAGGGG GTTGATCCTAAGTTCATGAGAAACATGCGCTTTGCCAAGAAACACAACAAGAAGGGATTTAAGAAAATGCTGGCAAACAATGCAAAGAATGCAGCCAGCGCCCCAGCACCTGCACCCGCTAAATAA